One stretch of Nocardioides perillae DNA includes these proteins:
- a CDS encoding lipopolysaccharide assembly protein LapA domain-containing protein, giving the protein MSETPRADDPTQPTGAPPTPGRAPQEAPSTREPAASRRDHDEDPLRGSRTSGLWVTMVVVGVLIVLLVVFTLQNTQPVDLAFLGWEGRTPLSAAILIAAAAGILITALAGSLRILQLRRRVKRQGR; this is encoded by the coding sequence ATGAGCGAGACGCCCCGCGCCGACGACCCGACGCAGCCCACCGGCGCCCCGCCGACCCCGGGCCGCGCGCCCCAGGAGGCCCCGTCGACCCGGGAGCCGGCGGCGTCGCGGCGCGACCACGACGAGGACCCCCTGCGCGGCTCGCGCACCTCGGGCCTGTGGGTGACGATGGTCGTCGTCGGCGTGCTGATCGTGCTGCTGGTCGTCTTCACCCTGCAGAACACCCAGCCGGTCGACCTGGCCTTCCTGGGCTGGGAGGGGCGCACGCCGCTCTCGGCGGCCATCCTGATCGCGGCCGCCGCCGGCATCCTCATCACCGCGCTGGCCGGGTCGCTGCGCATCCTGCAGCTGCGTCGCCGGGTCAAGCGCCAGGGGCGCTGA